Proteins from a single region of Butyrivibrio fibrisolvens:
- a CDS encoding TIM-barrel domain-containing protein has translation MVRKFRVGNPIETDSVVKDIEITNGEIPYFKADASSKSLFIELDQEDKVFGLGETIRGMNKRGWIYTSNNADDPNHTEDKRSLYASQNFFVITSKSRTLGVYIDTPGTVTFDIGYSKFNELTISFEDYDFDIYIIEGPFEGEEKEVKGVVKEFRSIIGRSYIPPRWAFGYGQSRWSYFTADEVREVADKYDEAGIPLDMIYLDIDYMERYKDFTVDDKAFPDFKEFVSEMKNRGIHLVPIIDAGVKIEDGYDVYEEGVEKDYFVKKEDGERLVAAVWPGRVHFPDFLNDEARAWFGNKYKVLLDQGIDGFWNDMNEPAIFYTEDHLKEVFDKIEDYKDKNLDINSFFAFKDLVGSIDNNEADYKRFYHEYKGQKIRHDKVHNLFGYNMTRAAGEAFERLSPDERILMFSRSSYIGMHRYGGIWCGDNKSWWSHLLLNIQQMPALSMCGFLYSGADVGGFGADTTEDLLLRWIAFGIFTPLFRNHSAMGTRKQELYRFESVDKFKKLVELRYALLPYLYSEFMKAALRDEMLFAPLSFEYDDERSGEVEDQLLLGESIMLAPVYKQNETGRYVYLPEDMKMIRFRAYDDYDEEVLSADDHYVKADLGEVLVFVRKGHVLPLAKPENRTDKVSADSLKYICYEADSDNYELYTDDGISRIK, from the coding sequence ATGGTCAGAAAATTCAGAGTTGGAAATCCTATTGAAACGGATTCTGTCGTTAAAGATATTGAGATTACAAATGGAGAGATTCCATATTTTAAGGCGGATGCAAGCTCTAAGTCGTTGTTTATAGAATTAGATCAGGAAGATAAGGTGTTTGGTCTTGGTGAGACTATTCGTGGGATGAATAAGAGGGGATGGATCTATACAAGTAATAATGCTGATGATCCTAATCATACTGAGGACAAGAGGTCTTTGTATGCTTCTCAGAACTTTTTTGTCATAACATCGAAAAGCAGGACTCTTGGCGTATATATTGATACTCCCGGAACTGTTACTTTTGATATAGGGTATAGCAAGTTTAATGAGCTTACTATTTCTTTTGAAGACTATGATTTTGATATATATATCATAGAGGGTCCTTTTGAGGGTGAAGAAAAAGAAGTTAAAGGTGTAGTCAAAGAGTTTCGTTCAATTATTGGTCGAAGCTATATTCCTCCGCGCTGGGCTTTTGGCTATGGTCAGAGCAGGTGGAGCTATTTTACTGCAGATGAAGTAAGGGAAGTTGCGGACAAGTATGATGAAGCCGGCATTCCTCTTGATATGATCTATCTTGATATCGATTATATGGAAAGGTACAAGGACTTCACGGTAGATGATAAGGCTTTTCCTGACTTTAAAGAGTTTGTATCTGAAATGAAGAACAGGGGGATCCATCTTGTTCCGATCATCGATGCAGGAGTTAAGATCGAGGATGGATATGATGTATACGAAGAGGGCGTAGAAAAAGACTATTTTGTCAAAAAAGAGGATGGAGAAAGGCTCGTAGCTGCTGTATGGCCAGGTAGAGTTCACTTCCCGGATTTCCTTAACGATGAAGCAAGGGCGTGGTTTGGAAATAAGTACAAGGTGCTTCTGGATCAGGGTATAGACGGCTTTTGGAATGATATGAACGAGCCGGCAATCTTCTATACAGAAGATCATCTTAAAGAAGTGTTCGACAAGATTGAAGATTATAAAGATAAGAATCTGGATATCAATTCATTTTTTGCCTTTAAGGATCTGGTGGGTTCTATTGATAATAATGAAGCTGATTACAAGAGATTCTATCATGAATACAAGGGTCAGAAGATCCGTCACGACAAGGTTCACAACCTTTTTGGCTACAATATGACAAGAGCGGCAGGAGAAGCCTTCGAGAGACTGTCTCCTGATGAGAGAATCCTTATGTTTTCACGCTCTTCATATATTGGAATGCACAGATATGGCGGTATCTGGTGCGGTGATAATAAGTCATGGTGGTCACATCTTCTTCTGAACATTCAGCAGATGCCGGCGCTTTCAATGTGCGGATTCCTTTATTCAGGTGCTGATGTTGGCGGATTTGGTGCTGATACTACAGAAGATCTGCTTCTTAGATGGATCGCTTTTGGTATCTTTACACCACTGTTTAGAAATCATTCTGCAATGGGCACAAGGAAACAGGAACTTTACAGATTTGAAAGTGTTGATAAGTTTAAAAAGCTTGTTGAGCTTCGATATGCTCTTTTGCCATATCTGTATTCAGAGTTCATGAAGGCGGCACTTCGTGATGAGATGCTGTTTGCACCGCTTTCTTTTGAGTACGATGATGAAAGAAGTGGTGAGGTTGAAGATCAGCTTTTACTTGGCGAGAGCATTATGCTGGCTCCTGTTTATAAGCAGAATGAGACTGGCAGATATGTATATCTTCCGGAAGATATGAAGATGATCAGGTTCAGGGCTTATGATGATTATGATGAAGAGGTTCTTAGCGCGGATGATCACTATGTGAAGGCGGATCTTGGAGAGGTGCTTGTGTTTGTAAGGAAGGGACATGTGCTTCCTCTTGCAAAGCCTGAGAATAGAACAGATAAGGTAAGCGCTGATAGTCTTAAATATATCTGCTATGAGGCTGATAGCGACAATTATGAGCTTTATACTGATGACGGAATTTCAAGGATCAAATAA
- a CDS encoding sigma-70 family RNA polymerase sigma factor → MRDEEIIDLYFRRDEKAIKETDQKYGRYCQTIATNILMDELDTEECINDTYMKAWNKIPPTKPAILKAFLAKITRDIALNMFKATRTAKRGGGTINELLDELEDCIPDNNSVEQSILSKELAGIIRCFVRDLDEKDAYLFTSRYFYAEDIASLAGRFGMTRHNVTVTLSRLRKKLQVRLVKEGYLAS, encoded by the coding sequence ATGAGGGACGAGGAAATAATCGATCTGTATTTTCGCAGAGACGAAAAAGCCATAAAAGAAACTGATCAAAAATACGGCAGATACTGCCAAACAATTGCCACAAATATCCTGATGGATGAACTAGATACAGAGGAATGCATAAATGATACCTACATGAAAGCCTGGAACAAGATCCCGCCAACAAAACCTGCCATACTAAAAGCATTTCTTGCAAAGATAACAAGGGACATAGCCCTAAATATGTTCAAAGCAACTAGAACTGCAAAAAGAGGCGGAGGCACCATTAACGAGCTTCTTGATGAACTTGAAGACTGCATCCCGGATAATAACAGCGTTGAGCAATCTATACTTAGTAAGGAACTTGCCGGCATCATCAGATGCTTTGTCAGAGACCTTGATGAAAAAGATGCATATCTTTTTACCAGCAGATATTTTTATGCAGAGGATATCGCTTCTCTTGCCGGGAGATTTGGAATGACCAGGCACAACGTCACCGTCACGCTTTCAAGACTCAGAAAAAAGCTTCAGGTAAGACTTGTAAAGGAGGGTTATCTAGCATCATGA
- a CDS encoding endo-1,4-beta-xylanase, with protein sequence MNLKTAYEPYFKIGAAISRWNLHTKAHMKLLTDQFNSFTCENDMKPMYYLDMDKNKSDPEKYNLEPALTFENAIPYLEFAKENGIAMRGHTLVWHNQTPKWFFCENYNENFPYADRETILKRLESYIKGVLTFVQTQYPGVIYAWDVVNEIVDEGDFRKSIWTKTVGNDFFIKAFEYARKYVADGVALFYNDYETALDWKRDFIIENVLTPLIDKKLVDGMGMQSHLLMDHPDLEDYKKAVESYGALGLQIHITELDMHNADPSDESMHELALRYKEFFKIYLDAKKSGKANITSVTFWNLLDENSWLSGFRRETSYPLLFKGKCEVKEAYYAVLSVALGSEQADKWTPDYPEDDYQLKDMPQNGPEFRISRDNIWQEGEYTYEASYGFTPNVFAYLHPDTENRPCMLVVPGGGYCMCCSHEGELPAMEFYNRGMNVLVLSYTTDITMSVPLKKQPLNDISRAVRFIRKNADKYSIDPDKLFIMGFSAGAHVCGSLAVHFDDVQDISAEYNEVSNRPTGVILSYPVITTGEYTHKDSVKTLLGDAPTNEELEYFSLEKQVKDNTPPCFIWQTQEDDLVPVENSYLFAMALRKKKVPFAHYVFPRGHHGLTIANDTFFKGWFGGDYTMEQTMRAAFNVKEGKGVNVSEKRKQELIDQFFSGNDFQGNGIDMSLKNDVGLWSDLAWAWINSI encoded by the coding sequence ATGAATCTCAAAACCGCCTACGAACCATATTTTAAGATTGGTGCTGCGATTTCCAGATGGAATCTGCATACCAAGGCTCATATGAAGCTTCTTACAGACCAGTTCAACAGCTTCACATGTGAAAATGATATGAAGCCCATGTACTACCTTGACATGGATAAAAATAAATCAGATCCGGAAAAATATAACCTCGAACCCGCTCTGACCTTTGAAAATGCCATACCTTACCTTGAATTTGCCAAAGAAAACGGCATAGCCATGCGTGGTCACACCCTTGTATGGCATAATCAGACTCCTAAGTGGTTCTTCTGTGAGAACTATAACGAGAACTTCCCATATGCTGACAGAGAGACTATTCTTAAAAGACTTGAAAGCTATATCAAAGGCGTTCTTACTTTCGTTCAGACGCAATATCCAGGGGTTATCTATGCCTGGGACGTTGTAAATGAGATCGTTGACGAAGGCGATTTCAGAAAGTCTATCTGGACCAAAACTGTAGGCAATGACTTTTTTATTAAAGCATTTGAATACGCCAGAAAATACGTAGCTGATGGTGTAGCCCTCTTCTACAACGACTACGAAACAGCTCTTGACTGGAAAAGAGATTTCATCATAGAAAACGTCCTGACACCCCTTATAGACAAAAAGCTTGTAGACGGAATGGGCATGCAGTCTCATCTTCTTATGGATCATCCTGACCTTGAAGATTATAAAAAAGCTGTCGAAAGCTACGGCGCCCTTGGACTTCAGATTCACATAACAGAGCTTGATATGCACAACGCAGACCCATCAGATGAGTCCATGCATGAGCTTGCTTTAAGATACAAAGAGTTCTTCAAGATCTATCTTGATGCCAAGAAGTCCGGCAAAGCCAATATCACAAGCGTAACCTTCTGGAATCTTCTTGATGAGAACAGCTGGCTTTCAGGCTTTAGAAGAGAAACAAGCTACCCGCTTTTATTTAAGGGTAAGTGCGAAGTTAAAGAGGCTTACTATGCGGTTCTTAGTGTAGCACTCGGCTCCGAACAGGCAGACAAATGGACTCCAGACTATCCTGAAGACGACTATCAGCTTAAAGACATGCCGCAGAATGGCCCAGAATTCAGGATTTCTCGTGATAATATCTGGCAGGAAGGCGAGTATACTTACGAAGCATCTTACGGCTTTACGCCTAATGTCTTCGCGTACCTTCATCCTGATACCGAGAATCGTCCATGTATGCTGGTTGTCCCAGGCGGCGGATATTGCATGTGCTGCTCACATGAGGGAGAACTTCCTGCAATGGAATTCTATAACCGAGGCATGAATGTACTTGTACTTAGCTATACTACTGACATCACCATGTCCGTACCGCTCAAAAAACAGCCTCTTAATGATATCTCAAGAGCTGTAAGATTTATAAGAAAAAATGCTGATAAGTACAGCATTGACCCTGACAAGCTCTTTATCATGGGCTTTTCTGCAGGTGCTCACGTATGTGGAAGCCTTGCAGTTCATTTTGATGATGTACAGGATATTAGCGCTGAATATAACGAAGTATCCAACAGACCTACCGGAGTTATCCTGTCCTATCCAGTAATCACAACAGGCGAGTACACACACAAGGATTCCGTTAAGACCCTCCTTGGTGATGCTCCTACAAATGAAGAGCTTGAATACTTCTCTTTGGAAAAACAGGTCAAAGACAATACGCCGCCCTGCTTCATCTGGCAGACTCAGGAAGATGATCTCGTACCTGTAGAGAACAGCTACCTTTTTGCTATGGCTCTTCGTAAAAAGAAAGTACCGTTTGCCCACTACGTATTCCCAAGAGGCCACCACGGTCTTACAATAGCCAACGACACCTTCTTTAAAGGTTGGTTCGGCGGTGATTACACTATGGAGCAGACAATGAGAGCAGCTTTTAACGTCAAAGAAGGAAAAGGCGTTAACGTATCAGAAAAAAGAAAACAGGAACTCATCGACCAGTTCTTTAGCGGCAATGATTTCCAGGGAAATGGAATTGATATGAGCCTCAAAAATGACGTAGGCCTGTGGTCAGATCTGGCATGGGCATGGATTAACAGTATATAA
- a CDS encoding amino acid ABC transporter permease, protein MDTLSGSLSILENPAIIKFIFQGVLFTIIISIIAVLFSIVFGTVLALMRNYLVTKKVRIIKFISVAYIELFRNTPLLFWIFICVVFCPAPGFMDRKMFGLSSVNNKLMFKACVALILYTSAVIAEIVRGGLNSVASGQIEAGQSQGFSMVQIMRFIVLPQTFRAIIPTLLSQVITTIKDSSFLANVAVIELMARTKQVLSAANRYNGLNSINVSDVFVLFGLAAAIYFVINFSISMTVRKMQKKSVAVKVTKKSFIKEDSKKAVAMINRLQED, encoded by the coding sequence ATGGATACTTTAAGTGGAAGCCTGTCAATACTGGAAAATCCGGCAATAATAAAGTTCATATTTCAGGGAGTTCTTTTTACAATTATCATTTCTATAATAGCTGTGCTTTTTAGTATAGTCTTTGGAACAGTACTTGCCCTTATGAGAAATTACCTAGTGACTAAAAAGGTAAGGATCATAAAGTTTATATCTGTTGCATATATAGAGCTATTCAGGAATACTCCGCTATTATTCTGGATATTCATCTGCGTAGTCTTTTGTCCGGCTCCGGGATTTATGGACAGGAAAATGTTTGGACTTTCTTCTGTTAATAATAAGCTCATGTTTAAAGCCTGCGTTGCGCTTATCCTGTATACTTCAGCGGTCATAGCAGAGATCGTAAGAGGAGGACTTAACTCTGTTGCAAGCGGACAGATAGAAGCTGGCCAGTCACAGGGCTTTTCCATGGTGCAGATCATGAGATTCATTGTATTGCCTCAGACATTCAGGGCTATTATTCCAACACTTCTTAGCCAGGTCATCACTACCATCAAGGACAGCTCATTCCTAGCAAATGTTGCAGTAATAGAGCTTATGGCAAGGACCAAGCAGGTCCTGTCTGCAGCCAACAGGTACAATGGGCTTAATTCCATCAACGTTTCAGATGTTTTCGTTTTGTTCGGACTTGCTGCTGCCATCTATTTTGTGATCAATTTCTCCATCTCTATGACGGTCAGGAAGATGCAGAAGAAATCAGTGGCGGTTAAGGTTACGAAGAAGTCATTTATTAAAGAAGATTCGAAAAAAGCTGTAGCAATGATCAATAGGCTACAGGAAGATTAA
- a CDS encoding FUSC family protein, whose translation MRIIKSALGVMICFAIYFLRGKEGTPFYSALAVLWCIQNQSKNTVQNALQRTVGTGIGALYGLIYILIKGQIKGIGDGFLHYFIISMVLIPIIYTTVVLKQKKASYFSCVVFLSIVVNHLMDENPYIFVANRSLDTLIGIFVGLILNSIYIHGRIDRETLFIADLDKSMDDSMGGVTSFGKIRIGGMLEKGMKLTFMTLRTPAGFLEGMPDVKPVLPVIAMDGAILYDIKENRYPKVYIISARHANSIEDFIKERGFNIFTTIILDDVLIIYYDELINPAETDIYDKLHKSPYRNYLNKERPKEHPVVYMMCIDKTEKIERLVQEIEESDVYSELKILSYPSDDYKGYSYIKIYNKNASVQNMADYVKTMTGASQIVTMSDNRRNKADFVSSDCNTLVRKLHYMFNWSPRRSSANNINLLHHASDV comes from the coding sequence ATGCGTATTATCAAGTCTGCACTTGGGGTTATGATCTGCTTTGCGATCTACTTCTTAAGGGGAAAAGAGGGGACGCCTTTTTATTCAGCGCTTGCAGTCCTTTGGTGCATACAGAACCAGTCCAAAAATACAGTACAGAATGCACTTCAAAGAACAGTAGGAACTGGAATCGGCGCTTTATACGGTCTTATCTATATTCTTATAAAAGGGCAGATAAAAGGAATCGGAGACGGCTTTTTACACTACTTTATTATCTCTATGGTTTTAATACCAATAATATACACAACAGTAGTTTTAAAGCAAAAGAAAGCATCATACTTTTCCTGCGTTGTTTTTTTAAGTATTGTTGTAAATCACTTAATGGATGAAAATCCCTATATCTTTGTAGCCAACAGATCGCTGGATACACTTATAGGTATTTTTGTCGGACTGATTCTTAATTCTATCTATATCCACGGACGGATTGACAGGGAGACTTTATTTATAGCTGATCTTGATAAGTCAATGGATGATTCTATGGGAGGAGTCACATCTTTTGGAAAGATCAGGATAGGAGGTATGCTTGAAAAGGGGATGAAATTAACTTTCATGACTCTGCGCACACCTGCAGGATTTCTTGAAGGTATGCCGGATGTAAAACCAGTTCTTCCTGTCATAGCCATGGATGGCGCCATCCTTTATGATATCAAGGAAAACAGATACCCTAAGGTCTATATCATTTCTGCAAGACATGCGAACAGCATCGAGGATTTTATTAAGGAACGCGGCTTCAATATCTTTACTACAATTATCCTTGATGATGTCCTTATTATCTATTACGACGAACTAATAAATCCTGCTGAGACTGATATATACGATAAGCTCCATAAGTCGCCTTATCGCAATTACCTCAATAAGGAAAGGCCCAAGGAGCATCCGGTAGTCTATATGATGTGCATTGATAAGACAGAAAAAATAGAACGTCTTGTGCAGGAGATCGAAGAAAGCGACGTATACAGCGAGCTCAAGATCCTATCCTATCCGTCTGATGATTATAAGGGCTATTCTTATATCAAGATCTATAACAAGAATGCATCCGTCCAAAACATGGCTGACTACGTAAAAACTATGACAGGCGCTTCTCAAATAGTTACTATGAGCGATAATCGTAGAAATAAAGCGGATTTCGTTTCCTCTGACTGCAACACATTGGTGCGTAAACTGCATTATATGTTCAATTGGAGTCCTCGAAGATCTTCGGCGAACAATATAAATTTGCTTCATCATGCGTCTGATGTATAA
- a CDS encoding ElyC/SanA/YdcF family protein, with translation MTYRMIALGFMAVFYGIYFGKMLIQRRKGIVTNQIAKGKVHDRTFYIECIMKVATLLVPAVEVVSIVIGTAQLMIMWRVIGMYFAFLGDIVFFLSVYTMRDSWRAGVAASDMDQRSLVTKGIYNYSRNPAFLGFDFVYIGIMLMFFNPVLCAFSIFAMVMLHLQILEEEKFLPTVFGDDYLEYKERTSRYAGLGKVTFDKVILYIYFILFVWSVLYFFTCLAYGGGFSLSWVWLWILIAVFALVRVLMIKARIDGREKIKIPAVLRYVYRGLALVFIIFFVIVESKVIGAMTATPKSDLEYVVLLGAGLHGTQPSNPYRARIQKAAEYLMENEDTVLIASGGQGPDEAISEAECAKRILVEQYGIDEDRIILEDKSTDTEENLKNSLVIIGDEDAYVGIISNGFHEYRAMSIARNVGYNNVHSVPAVTLFPVGIHYTVREFFGMVEFYVKYKL, from the coding sequence ATGACATATAGAATGATCGCACTTGGCTTTATGGCAGTGTTTTATGGGATTTACTTTGGAAAGATGCTGATTCAGAGGAGGAAAGGCATTGTTACCAATCAGATAGCCAAGGGCAAGGTTCATGACAGAACGTTTTATATTGAATGCATAATGAAAGTGGCTACGCTTTTAGTGCCGGCTGTTGAAGTTGTCTCTATAGTAATTGGAACTGCGCAGCTTATGATCATGTGGCGCGTAATAGGAATGTATTTTGCATTTCTTGGTGATATAGTTTTCTTTTTATCAGTATATACCATGAGGGATAGCTGGAGAGCAGGTGTTGCGGCATCTGACATGGACCAAAGAAGTCTTGTGACCAAGGGAATTTATAACTACTCCAGGAATCCTGCATTTCTTGGTTTTGACTTTGTTTACATCGGCATCATGCTGATGTTCTTCAATCCTGTTTTGTGTGCATTTTCAATTTTTGCCATGGTAATGCTTCATCTTCAGATTCTGGAAGAAGAAAAGTTCCTTCCGACTGTGTTTGGTGATGATTATCTTGAGTATAAAGAAAGAACAAGCCGCTACGCAGGTCTTGGAAAGGTGACTTTTGATAAAGTAATACTATATATTTATTTCATACTTTTTGTGTGGTCTGTATTGTACTTTTTTACTTGCCTTGCTTATGGAGGAGGTTTTAGCCTTTCATGGGTATGGCTTTGGATTCTGATAGCTGTATTTGCACTTGTCAGAGTATTGATGATCAAAGCAAGAATAGATGGAAGAGAGAAAATCAAGATTCCCGCAGTTTTGAGATATGTTTACAGAGGTTTGGCACTTGTTTTCATAATCTTTTTTGTCATAGTTGAGAGCAAAGTAATTGGTGCTATGACAGCTACTCCTAAGTCTGATCTTGAATATGTAGTACTTCTTGGAGCAGGTCTTCATGGTACACAGCCGTCAAATCCTTACAGAGCAAGGATTCAGAAGGCTGCTGAATATCTGATGGAGAATGAAGATACAGTCCTCATCGCATCCGGCGGCCAGGGACCTGATGAAGCTATAAGCGAAGCAGAATGTGCAAAGAGAATACTGGTTGAGCAGTATGGAATAGACGAAGACAGGATAATACTTGAAGATAAGTCAACTGATACAGAAGAAAACCTTAAGAACAGCCTTGTTATTATAGGCGATGAAGACGCATATGTTGGCATCATCTCTAATGGATTCCATGAATACAGAGCTATGTCTATAGCAAGGAATGTGGGATATAACAATGTACATTCAGTTCCTGCGGTAACTCTTTTTCCTGTGGGTATCCATTATACGGTAAGGGAGTTCTTCGGTATGGTGGAATTCTATGTGAAGTACAAGCTGTGA
- a CDS encoding GNAT family N-acetyltransferase produces the protein MDIVYKKLTENELDQIIEMRINQLTEEYTSEGKTVPENVDLKKSLMDFYTKNMAAGTYVSWLAFDGDKIVGTSGMSFAEKPPYFTCPTGRLGILSSMYTDPDYRRMGIATQLLDRVVKEARDYGCGTIYITASNMGVKLYEAYGFKHNGNFLQYYF, from the coding sequence ATGGATATTGTATATAAAAAGCTGACTGAAAATGAACTTGACCAGATCATTGAAATGAGAATTAATCAGCTGACAGAAGAGTATACTTCGGAAGGTAAGACTGTTCCTGAAAATGTGGATCTTAAGAAGTCGCTGATGGATTTTTATACCAAGAATATGGCTGCTGGTACATATGTGTCGTGGCTTGCATTTGACGGCGATAAGATAGTTGGCACAAGCGGAATGTCTTTTGCAGAAAAGCCTCCGTACTTCACTTGTCCTACAGGGAGACTTGGAATCTTATCAAGTATGTATACGGATCCTGATTATAGAAGGATGGGGATTGCAACGCAGCTTCTGGACCGTGTGGTAAAAGAAGCTAGGGATTATGGCTGCGGAACGATCTATATTACAGCTTCTAATATGGGTGTCAAGTTATACGAAGCGTATGGATTTAAGCATAACGGTAATTTCTTGCAATATTATTTCTGA
- a CDS encoding MATE family efflux transporter translates to MQNELFEKTPIPKAYMKMALPVVMGMVVTLVYNLVDTYFIAKTGNTNLIAGVSICAPLFTLLLAIGDIFGIGGSSVISRILGAHDKDGARKKSTFCIYTAIITGILFTVIMLALKRPMLTLLGATSATYEYADQYYSWLILGSTFVIFSLVPSNLLRAEGKAMESMIGSVIGTIINIILDPIFIFVLGLGAAGAAMATIIGYIITCTFFVIIIKTRSDVLSIDIKDLKMDAQTFGSVLAIGLPSSITNLMQTIGITLTNRYLQPYGDESIAIMGIILKIVNIAVLIIVGLAFGGQPLIGYCYGAGLKERLRKIMGFGMAVTGGAGLVCLAALTIFSHPIIGKFLSDEAMIATGSKMLLFQLLGMPLMGICLIVICTFQATGKAAGAFILSSCRQGLVFLPAIIVLSSVLGLNGVIAAQFTADIVTTVVAFGLFKVFLWREVMR, encoded by the coding sequence ATGCAAAACGAATTATTTGAAAAAACACCTATTCCAAAAGCTTATATGAAGATGGCGCTTCCTGTTGTTATGGGAATGGTTGTAACACTTGTTTATAACCTTGTAGACACCTATTTCATTGCGAAAACAGGTAATACCAACCTTATTGCTGGTGTATCTATCTGCGCGCCGCTATTTACACTGCTTCTGGCTATTGGAGATATCTTCGGTATAGGTGGAAGCTCTGTTATATCAAGGATTCTTGGAGCTCATGACAAGGATGGCGCAAGGAAAAAGAGCACATTTTGTATATATACGGCTATCATAACAGGAATCTTGTTTACAGTCATAATGCTGGCGCTTAAAAGACCGATGCTTACACTTCTTGGTGCTACAAGCGCAACTTACGAATATGCTGATCAGTATTATTCATGGCTTATTTTGGGTTCAACCTTTGTTATTTTTTCACTTGTTCCTTCAAATCTGCTTCGTGCAGAAGGTAAGGCAATGGAATCCATGATTGGATCTGTTATTGGTACTATTATAAATATCATCCTTGATCCAATCTTTATCTTTGTACTTGGTCTTGGCGCAGCGGGTGCGGCTATGGCTACAATTATTGGTTATATTATTACCTGCACATTTTTTGTTATTATCATTAAGACTAGAAGTGATGTTCTGTCTATTGATATTAAAGATCTTAAGATGGATGCACAGACTTTTGGAAGCGTTCTTGCAATTGGACTTCCTTCAAGTATCACTAATCTCATGCAGACAATAGGAATCACTCTGACTAACAGATATTTACAGCCTTATGGCGATGAAAGCATAGCGATCATGGGAATTATACTTAAGATCGTTAATATTGCGGTTCTTATCATTGTAGGTCTTGCATTTGGCGGTCAGCCTCTTATTGGCTATTGTTATGGTGCAGGGCTTAAAGAAAGACTTCGTAAGATCATGGGATTTGGTATGGCTGTAACAGGCGGAGCCGGCCTTGTATGCCTTGCAGCTTTAACTATCTTTTCACATCCTATTATTGGGAAGTTTTTAAGTGATGAAGCGATGATCGCTACAGGATCTAAGATGCTGTTATTCCAGCTTCTGGGAATGCCGCTTATGGGTATCTGCCTTATTGTTATCTGTACATTCCAGGCTACTGGTAAAGCAGCGGGAGCATTTATATTGTCATCCTGCAGACAGGGACTGGTATTCCTTCCGGCTATAATTGTACTTTCTAGTGTGTTGGGGCTTAACGGCGTTATCGCAGCACAGTTCACAGCTGATATAGTTACAACAGTTGTAGCTTTCGGACTCTTCAAGGTGTTCTTGTGGAGAGAAGTAATGAGATAG
- a CDS encoding Nif11-like leader peptide family natural product precursor, translated as MNCSDTLDRLFEKAKADEALRQKLIDTKKSDNPLADFCSIATENGLELSVMDMINQGEEFYAEIKRSTNGGGENSPDLDEWNDEYNIFMMRLEAL; from the coding sequence ATGAACTGTAGCGACACACTTGACAGACTATTTGAAAAAGCAAAAGCTGATGAAGCTCTCAGGCAGAAGCTTATTGACACTAAAAAGTCAGATAATCCTTTGGCTGATTTCTGCTCCATAGCGACAGAAAATGGTCTTGAATTATCTGTCATGGATATGATCAATCAAGGCGAAGAATTCTATGCGGAGATCAAGAGAAGTACTAATGGCGGCGGCGAGAACTCTCCGGATCTTGATGAGTGGAATGATGAGTATAATATTTTTATGATGAGGCTCGAAGCACTTTGA